In Brettanomyces nanus chromosome 3, complete sequence, a single genomic region encodes these proteins:
- the ATP7 gene encoding ATP synthase d subunit, translated as MSSVAKTAASKINWSTIIPQLGLAGKTATSLAAFKKRNDEAKSVLYELKHSPTTVDFEFYKGKLHNSQIVSKIESDVDKFSASKPDLSKQLNLISTFEAKAVENAKETESLVLKELTNLERTLENIETARPFEELTVEDVVQARPDVEDKVQSMLDKGKFEVPGYKERFGSMVIM; from the coding sequence ATGTCTTCGGTAGCAAAAACAGCTGCTTCAAAGATTAACTGGTCTACGATAATCCCCCAATTGGGATTGGCTGGAAAGACAGCCACTTCATTGGCTGcattcaagaagagaaatgaTGAGGCCAAGAGTGTTTTGTATGAGTTGAAGCACAGTCCAACCACTGTTGACTTTGAATTTTACAAGGGTAAATTGCACAACTCTCAAATTGTTTCCAAGATCGAGTCTGACGTGGACAAATTCAGTGCTTCTAAGCCTGATTTAAGTAAGCAATTGAACCTTATTAGTACTTTCGAGGCTAAGGCTGTTGAGAACGCCAAGGAGACTGAGTCTCTTGTGCTAAAGGAGTTGACGAATCTTGAAAGAACTCTAGAGAATATTGAAACTGCTAGGCCATTTGAGGAGTTGACGGTCGAAGATGTCGTCCAGGCTAGACCTGATGTCGAGGATAAGGTCCAGTCTATGTTGGACAAGGGTAAGTTCGAGGTTCCAGGTTACAAGGAGAGATTTGGAAGTATGGTTATTATGTAG
- the LEU2 gene encoding 3-isopropylmalate dehydrogenase: MTTKKIVLLPGDHIGPEIVGEAVKVLKAISEVRPEDQFEFDTELIGGAAIDAHGVPLTDEALEASKKADAVLLGAVGGPKWGTGKVRPEQGLLEIRKELKLYANLRPSRFASEKLLKFSPLKPEIAKGTDIMIVRELIGGIYFGKRKEDEGDDYAWDTEQYSVREVERITRMAGFLAMQQNPPLPVTSLDKANVLASSRLWRKTVTKTMQNEFPKVTLKHQLIDSASMMLVKSPTKLNGIVLCSNMFGDIFSDEASCIPGSLGLLPSASLASLPDKNTAFGLYEPIHGSAPDLPRNVVNPMATILSAAMMLKLSLGMVEEGEAVEKAIKAVIENGIVTADLGGKAKTTEVGDAVAKEVKRILS; this comes from the coding sequence ATGACTACTAAAAAAATTGTTTTGCTACCAGGAGACCACATTGGGCCTGAGATCGTTGGAGAGGCAGTGAAAGTCTTGAAGGCTATTTCAGAGGTCAGACCGGAGGACCAGTTTGAATTCGATACAGAGCTCATTGGGGGTGCTGCCATTGATGCGCATGGTGTTCCATTAACGGATGAAGCTCTTGAGGCATCAAAGAAGGCAGATGCTGTTTTACTTGGAGCTGTAGGAGGACCTAAATGGGGTACAGGTAAAGTTAGACCAGAGCAAGGATTGCTTGAGATTAgaaaggagttgaaattgTATGCCAATCTAAGACCCTCAAGGTTTGCTTCAGAaaagttgttgaagtttTCACCATTGAAGCCAGAAATTGCCAAGGGAACAGATATTATGATAGTCAGAGAGTTGATTGGAGGTATCTACTTTGGTAAGAGAAAAGAGGACGAGGGAGATGATTATGCTTGGGATACCGAGCAGTACAGTGTTCGGGAGGTTGAGAGAATCACCAGAATGGCTGGATTTCTTGCCATGCAGCAGaatcctcctcttccagTGACCTCTTTGGATAAGGCCAATgttttggcttcttctcgGTTGTGGAGGAAAACCGTTACCAAAACCATGCAGAATGAGTTCCCTAAGGTTACATTGAAGCACCAATTGATCGATTCGGCTTCTATGATGCTAGTTAAATCACCTACAAAACTCAACGGTATCGTTCTTTGCTCCAACATGTTTGGCGATATCTTCTCGGACGAAGCCTCTTGCATCCCAGGATCTCTAGGTTTACTCCCTTCAGCATCGTTGGCCTCTTTGCCTGACAAAAACACTGCATTTGGCCTTTACGAACCTATTCATGGTTCTGCACCGGATCTTCCTAGAAACGTGGTCAATCCTATGGCTACAATTCTTTCTGCTGCCATGATGTTGAAGTTATCCTTGGGTATGGTGGAAGAAGGTGAGGCAGTGGAAAAGGCAATTAAAGCAGTTATCGAAAATGGTATCGTGACGGCCGACTTGGGAGGAAAGGCTAAAACTACAGAAGTGGGTGATGCCGTTGCCAAGGAGGTTAAAAGGATCTTGTCTTAG
- the NFS1 gene encoding cysteine desulfurase (BUSCO:EOG09341U1X) — MLPEVATNILKASSIRLFATNAARATSQTAVNRMASVTERKKKPTEEAHINFKNAYRDDSKFGKRPIYLDMQATTPVDPRVLDKMLPFLTGLYGNPHSSTHSYGWETDKEVEKARKNVADVINADPREIIFTSGATECNNTAIKGVARFYGKTKHHIITTQTEHKCVLDSCRHLQDEGFEVTYLPVGTDGLIDLEELEKAIRKDTCLVSVMAVNNEIGVMQPIEEIGRICKKHKVFFHTDCAQAYGKIPLDVNKMNIDLMSISSHKIYGPMGIGALYVRRRPRVRLEPLINGGGQERGLRSGTLAPPLVCGFGEAARLIREEFDDDQAYIGKLSSKLTNSLLSLPYTQFNGSKEHHFAGCVNVSFAYVEGESLLMALKDVALSSGSACTSASLEPSYVLHALGADDALAHSSIRFGIGRFTTEAEIDYVISAIKERVTFLRELSPLYEMVQEGIDLSTIQWAGH; from the coding sequence ATGCTACCTGAAGTCGCAACGAATATTTTGAAGGCTTCTTCAATAAGACTCTTTGCTACGAATGCAGCAAGGGCCACATCTCAGACGGCTGTTAACCGAATGGCTTCCGTTAcagagaggaagaagaagcctACAGAAGAAGCACATATAAACTTTAAGAATGCATACAGAGACGATTCCAAGTTTGGTAAGAGACCCATCTATTTGGATATGCAGGCCACTACGCCGGTGGATCCACGTGTTTTGGATAAGATGCTTCCATTTCTAACGGGACTCTATGGTAATCCTCATTCTTCTACGCATTCATACGGTTGGGAAACTGACAAGGAGGTCGAGAAGGCACGTAAGAACGTGGCAGATGTGATAAATGCCGATCCAAGAGAGATCATTTTCACTTCGGGTGCCACTGAGTGCAATAACACGGCAATAAAAGGTGTTGCTCGGTTCTACGGTAAGACCAAGCATCACATTATAACAACTCAGACGGAGCATAAATGTGTTCTGGATTCTTGCAgacatcttcaagatgaaGGATTCGAGGTGACGTATCTTCCTGTTGGTACAGATGgtttgattgatttggaagagctTGAGAAGGCCATCAGAAAGGATACCTGCTTGGTTTCCGTGATGGCTGTCAACAACGAGATCGGTGTGATGCaaccaattgaagaaattggccGGATTTGCAAAAAACACAAGGTGTTTTTCCATACTGATTGTGCTCAAGCTTACGGTAAGATCCCACTGGATGTTAACAAAATGAACATCGATCTAATGTCCATTTCCTCGCATAAAATCTACGGTCCTATGGGTATCGGTGCCTTGTACGTGAGAAGAAGACCAAGAGTCAGATTGGAGCCTCTTATTAATGGAGGTGGTCAAGAGAGGGGCTTGAGATCAGGTACCTTAGCTCCACCTTTAGTTTGTGGATTCGGTGAGGCCGCACGTCTAATTCGCGAAGAATTCGATGATGATCAGGCATATATCGGTAAATTGTCTAGCAAATTGACCAATAGTTTGTTGAGTCTTCCCTACACACAGTTCAACGGCTCTAAAGAACATCATTTTGCTGGATGTGTCAATGTCTCGTTTGCCTACGTTGAGGGTGAGTCATTGTTGATGGCATTGAAAGATGTAGCTTTGAGTTCAGGCTCTGCCTGTACTTCCGCCTCCTTGGAACCATCGTATGTTCTACATGCTTTAGGAGCTGATGATGCTTTGGCTCATTCTTCCATCAGATTTGGTATTGGAAGATTCACTACAGAAGCTGAGATTGATTACGTGATCAGCGCAATTAAGGAAAGAGTTACGTTTTTGAGAGAATTAAGTCCTTTGTATGAGATGGTTCAAGAAGGTATCGATTTGAGTACAATCCAGTGGGCTGGCCACTGA